The Bombina bombina isolate aBomBom1 unplaced genomic scaffold, aBomBom1.pri scaffold_1800, whole genome shotgun sequence genomic sequence aaaaaaaaatgagcactATTTTTAATAATTGAAACCTATATATACTGTTATAAAAGGCATAGAGCCCCTaggtgcagatcaaagttacattaCTATACGGAACGTCCCTTATTTATATAAGGATAACCTCTTCCTTTTACTATAGAGTTAAGGAAAAAACgcgctataataaaaaaaaatgttgttcgcACTTTTTGTTGCAAAGTTCTAACACGTCATGATATACACataaaataagagtaaagtttcaATCTGCTGGGTCACCTGAAAACAAAGATATATAATATGTGCAGGATTGtcactgaaaaatggcctacagtagggCCTAAATATAAACAGCATCTAAAAActacaaaacagctcagcacagggggtggaaatggctcagcagtaaaaaaggacataaaaccccaaaattttattttatgattcagatagaacatataattttaaacaactttccaatttacttctattatcacattttatttgttttcttgttatcctttgttgaaaagctctatatagcaacagttttgtaacaatgttatacactggtaagatcactagatggcagcactatttcctgtcatgtaatactcaAGACAGgttcacgctacctatctaggtatcgcttcaacaaagaataacatgagaacgacgccaatttgataatagaagtaaattggaaactttttttcaaattgtatcctctatctaaatcatgaaagaaaataatttgggtatcatgtccctttaaagggttagttatgtgcaatgaaacaactttggaatatacttttattatttatattgatccCTTTTCATCTAATATAGctttgaaaattgaggattttctaattctcagacctgGAAAAGCACTGTGCAGACGTCTTTTTACTGACTTTCAGATACCTATAAAATGTGAAAATGTTGCAGTCTACTTCTCCATAGAAGAATGGGAATATTTAAAGGAGCATAAAGAATGTTACCCAGACATATTAGAAACCCAGCAGACCATCAGCACCCCAGGTAAAAAGACGTATAGAATAAAACACTTTGTAGACGCAGTGAAAATGAAAATGTGTCCGGTGGCTTAAAGTGATTTaccattagaacaaataaaggggactttaattcatgaagtatattTGTTCTAAGCGATCGCCTTCACTGAGCTGCTAAAGCAACAATAGGCGGGCCAAGCCGGatttcccacacggctattggctaagaggtggaaatgtcacctctctgCCAGATAACAAAAATAACGTTCTGCCGTGGGCGGCCTTAGCTGCTCAGTGCGGCGATCACTTGggctaaataaaggagctttcagcatgaagtattttatacttgcaaaattctacacagtgattggtgagATCAATCCACAAATGTATTTACTTTTTTCCTCATTGGTCACAGCAAATGAGTCTGGGAACATAGATTTCACCAGACTTTCAAGGGTTATATCCTTAAACTGCTTTTGATTTGTAGTCACTTGTGACTATTAAAAGAAATGTGTTCAattattttgatttagttttttgttgttgcaattccttttaagtgctgatatataataTACGCATAaaactttttagtattttttaagctTTTCTTACATCATTTATTAACCAAAAATGTTGACAGCAGATCAAAATCAAGATCTTAGTCTGCATATGAACCTCAAGTGTAtactaatataattatttttaaaaaaagttgtttttttttgtatgcagtAATTTGTGTATGTATGCTATTCATATATATAAGGAAATGATcttgatgttcctttaaatattttaactatcaAAATAATATCCTGATCACAGGTTGATTGGTCCCATTTTGTTGATTTTAAATTGCGCTTTTTATTAGCTGGtgaaaaatatataagtaaaagaaattgttttttttctgttcacATTTAAATTTATTCAGTGTATGTTTTTTAACTTTTCAGTTTAACTGATCATATATTACTTtgcatttttttatacattttgatgAATGATTTTAGATTTCAGATTCTACACAATAagttttttaaattcaattttactTCTTTAACTTTTCTTTTTACTTGTTATTTTCATGGTCATACATATCATAATATTAAATGAGTGAACATATACTATATTGTTTCACCATTAATACATTGTACcatttttttttccctatttttgactattgaaacaaataaaggggactttcattcatgaagtattagatacttcatgtagaaagctcctttatttgtttcaatcaatcAATCACCGTTCTTAGCTGCCCATGGCTAAAAATGTTAAGAACgcaatcgattgaaacaaataaaggagcttttctacataaagtatcttatacttcatgaattaaagacccctttatttgtttcaatagtcaaaatTAGGGAGAGAAAAAATGGTACAATGTATTAATGGTGAGATCTTATAGAAGAGTCAGGTTTAGACTATGTAttaaaacaactttatttaaagggacagtctagtataaattaaactttcattattcagataggacttttaattttaatcaactttccaatttacttttatcatcaaatttgcttttttctcttggtattcttagtttaaactaaacataggtaggctcaaatgcaaatttttaagcctttgagggctgcctcttatcacatgctttttaaatctcttttcaacacaaagagacagaaagtacacatgggccatatagataacactgtgttcaggcacagggggttatttaagatttagcacaaaacaatgctaaaaattaagacaatagataataaacagtcacagtcatgtgatcagggggctggaagaaggttcttagatacaaggtaatcacagaggtaaaaagtatattaatataactgtgttggttttgcaaaactggggaatgggtaataaagggatcatctatcttttaaaacaataacagttctatggtagactgtccctttaatgtgttttttttccagagcCACATGCAATCAAGATGGAAGTCAAAAAGGAAGCATCTCATATAATTCTTCAGACAAATAATTGTCTTGCTGAGGTGATGAGTGGTGGACGTTAAAACAagcgaattttttttttcttcttttctttaacttttttttttttaccttttcagtTTAACCGgtcatatactatattatattattttgaattttatatacatttttgatgAAATATTTTAGATTCCAGAGTCTATAcaataagttatttttttattcatttttgcttcttgtttattttctttaaaaaaatatatttatattttttttacttgttcTATTTCATGTCATTATATGATAATGTTAAATGAGGGAACCTAAACTATATTGTTTCACTATTAATTCATTGTACCATTTTTGTTTCTCCCTGTTTATGTACTTTTAAATTAGATTAAATTTGACATTTAGCAATCAGATCTTTAAAGAAGAGTCAAGTTTAGACTATGTATTAAAACAGTTTAATTTACcatgtatttttttctctctccagaTTCACATACAATCAAGACGGAAGTCAAAAAGGAAACATCTCATTTAACTCGTCAATCAAATAATTGTCTAATTGAAGGTGATGAAAAGTAGAAGTTAAATGAAGCTGATTGCAAAAGAAAATATCCTATATCAACACACAATTCTACAGATATTACTGATGCATACAATCCTCCTGTTGTAAATAGTGTTAACATTATACAGCAAATAGAGTACAGATACAGTGAATGTGGAAAAGATtttgataaaaagaaaatgttttttaatcATATAAGAATTCACAGAGGAGATAAGCCATATATGTGCTCTGTGTGTGGAAgaggttttaattgtaaatgttatCTCACTATACATGAAAGGCAACATAACGGAGAAAGGCCTTTTCATTGtattgactgtggaaaatgttttgttAGTCATTCAACACTTCTTAGCCACCGTAAAGATACTTAGAAGATAAGCCGTTTGCTTGTACTCATTGCGAGAAACAATTTATCTACAAATCAGCACTTGTTACACACATGCGCGTACATTCAGAGAGAAACCATTTCCTTGTTGCAGTGTGATAAATCCTTTCGGCACAAACCTGGACTTGTTACACACTTAAGgacacacacaggggagaaaccctattaatgttctgaatgtgggaaatcatTTAGTGAAGGGTTGTCACTTATCATGCACAAAAGAatacatacaggagagaaaccacATATATGTGGAAAATGGGGAAAGGGTTATTTTAGCCACTCATCTCTTACTAGTCATCAGAAAAGACATAATCGTTAGACTATTAGTACAAAAAAGAAGCTTACAGTTTGTTATAGGCAAAGACATAAAAAAAATTCCAttgtataaaaaataccaaaaagttttttttccaaacTTTGTTAAATACACAAGGAAAAACAGCTGCTGGAGACAGCACACTCCAATGGCCTCCTTATAACATTCACATTGAAATTTATTCAGTGTATGGTTTTTAACTTTTCAGTTTAACTGATCATTTATTACTTTGCATGTTTCATACATTTTGATGAAATGATTTTAGATTTCAGATTCTACAcaagttttttaattaatttttgcttctttaactttttttttctttttacttgttATATTTCATGGACATACATATCATAATATTAAATGAGTGAACATATACTATTTTGTTTCACCATTAATACATTgtaccattttttttctctctatttttgactattgaaacaaataaagggtactttcattcatgaagtataagatacttcatgtagaaagctcctttattgttTCAATCaatcaccgttcttagctgctactgcaggccacggctaaaaaaatttaagAACCGgtaatcgattgaaacaaataaaggagtttttttcataaagtatcttacacttcatgaatgaaagacccctttatttgtttcaatagtcaaaaaTAGGGAGAGAAAAAATGGTACAATATATTAATGGTGAGATATTATAGAAGAGTCAGGTTTAGACTGTGTATTAAAACAActttatttaatgtgtttttttccagagCCACATGCAATCAAGATGGAAGTCAAAAAGGAAGCATCTCATATAATTCTTCAGACAAATAATTATCTTGTTGAAGGTGATGAGTGGTGGACATTAAAACAAGccaattgcaaaaaaaatattatttagtaattttttctttttttttttttttctttaactttttttttttttaccttttcagtTTAACCggtcatatattatattattttgcatTTCATATACATTTTTGATGAAATATTTTAGATTTCAGAGTCTacacaatgttatttttttattaatttttgcttcttgtttatttttaaaataaatatatatatatatatatatatatatatatatatatattatatatattattttttttttacttattcttTTTCATGGTCATATATATCATAATGTTAAATGAGTGAACATATACTATATTGTTTCACTATTAATACATTGTGCCATTTAGCAATCAGATCTTAAAGAAGAGTCAGGTTTAGACTATGTATTAAAACAGTTCTATTTGCCATGTATTTTTTCTTCAGATTCACATACAATCAAGACGGAAGTCAAAATGGAAACATCTCATTTAACTCGTCAATCAAATAATTGTCTTATTGAAGGTGATGAAAAGTGGAAGTTAAATGAAGCTGATTGCAAAAGAAAATATCCTATATCAACACAAAATTCTACAGAGATTACTGATGCATACAATCCTCCTGTTGTAAATAGTGTTAACATTATACAGCAAATAGAGTACAGATGCAGTGAATGTGGAAAAGATtttgataaaaagaaaatgttttttaatcATATAAGAATTCACAGAGGAGAGAAACCATATATGTGCTCTGTGTGTGGAAGgggttttaattgtaaatgttatCTCACTATACATGAAAGGCAACATAATGGAGAAAGGCCTTTTCATTGTATTGACTGTGGAAAAATGTTTTGTTAGTCATTCAACACTTCTTAGCCACCGTAAAAGACACTTAGAAGATAAGCCGTTTGCTTGTACTCATTGCGAGAAACAATTTATCTACAAATCAGCACTTGTTACACACTTGCGTGtacatacaggagagaaaccatttcCTTGTTCTCAGTGTGATAAATCTTTCCGGCACAAACCTGGACTTGTTACACACTTAAGGACACACACAGGGAGAAACCCTAtaaatgttctgaatgtgggaaatcatTTAGTCAAGGGTCGTCACTTATCATGCACAAAAGAatacatacaggagagaaaccacATATTTGTGGTAAATGTGGAAAGGCTTATATTAGCCACTCATCTCTTACTAGTCATCAGAAAAGACATAATCGTTAGACTATTAATACAAAAAAGAAGCTTACAGTTTGTTATAGACAAAGACATAAAAATTCCAttgtataaaaaataccaaaaagttttctttaaaactttgttaaatacacAAGGAAAAAACAGCTGCTGGAGACAGCACTCCAATGGTCTCCTCTTTTTACACATTTTGCACCAAATATGAGCAGGGATTTGTTTGTTGAAAACAAGTGTGGTTTGTTTCAAATATTCTTTTAGATTCACTGACAAAGTCACTAAGGGTAGGGGTAATAGTTTGCTTGTCTGTtgttaaatttttttagtaaacaatCACTACACATGGGTTGATATATTTTGCA encodes the following:
- the LOC128644511 gene encoding zinc finger protein 543-like, yielding MEVKKEASHIILQTNNYLVEDSHTIKTEVKMETSHLTRQSNNCLIEGDEKWKLNEADCKRKYPISTQNSTEITDAYNPPVVNSVNIIQQIEYRCSECGKDFDKKKMFFNHIRIHRGEKPYMCSVCGRGFNCKCYLTIHERQHNGERPFHCIDCGKMFC